A window from Thermodesulfovibrionales bacterium encodes these proteins:
- the ccoS gene encoding cbb3-type cytochrome oxidase assembly protein CcoS produces MWTIGFLIILCLCLAFGAWFLFLWAVKSGQYEDPEGPKYRMLDDEEKKESDKL; encoded by the coding sequence ATGTGGACTATTGGTTTTCTCATAATCCTTTGTCTCTGTCTGGCATTCGGTGCCTGGTTCCTCTTTTTATGGGCTGTAAAAAGCGGACAGTATGAAGATCCTGAAGGACCTAAATACAGGATGCTTGATGATGAAGAAAAGAAAGAGTCCGATAAACTTTAA